Below is a genomic region from Sphaeramia orbicularis chromosome 6, fSphaOr1.1, whole genome shotgun sequence.
gagaggaggaggaagagaggaggtcatagaggaggaggagaggagactgacaggacaacagctgaaagaagagagaagagagaggaggaggaagagtttacactgaacagactgaacagatgagtttacactgaacagactgaacagatgcaggtttgatcagtccatcagcccttcttccagtcttcagtagtcttcagtagtcttcttccagtcttcagtagtcttcagtagtcttcttccagtcttcagtagtcttcttccagtcttcagtagtcttcagtagtcttcttccagtcttcagtagtcttcagtagtcttcttccagtcttcagtagtcttcagtagtcttcttccagtcttcagtagtccactggtgctcTTTCATGGCCCAGacaagactcttttttttttattctgaagtctcacctatggctttagctgcaactggacccatcagacTAGACCAGTagtgtaaaaattcagcatgagtttgacgagacaacacgcaacaaccaagtttatcagtaactctctgaacagacaacatggaagtaacgcgccacatcgctatgacgtccaggtactgtaaggtcagtagtatcctgtaatggaaacggtctggaataggacctggtaccagagtcgaaccaagccgagtcgagccggttccacgtggtggaaacgtggcattatagAGAACATGAAAGCCACAGCCGACCTGATAACGGAGTCGTCGATCTGCATCAGAGACGTGGCTGCACACAGGCGGTTCAGGTCCGAGTCGGTCACACGACCCAGCAGAGAGTTCCTGGACGACAACAACGACATACTGTCAACAGCCAATCaaaacattcatttacaaccagCACAGAGAAAAAGGCAATAAGAATTATTACTAATGCAGCTTTTTATGCACCAACAAACTATTTTTTACTGAAGCTTAATTTACTGAAAATCCATGATCTTGTTGACCTTCATACAGCAGTAGTGACGTACGAGGCACACAATAACCTACTCTCTCCTTCCATTCAGTAGATGTTTGAATCaaggtttaatgtgaaaataatgtGACATCATGCCGATAAATAATGGTAacatcaattttttctcttttatttattgcaaagaacattaaactctgatatcctttaacaataaaatgtcaataacctgaacaaatatgaacaacctggaatgtctacagaaaaataagtgcaattttaacaatattctgcctgttttgtgtcttggtagatctgatctgtatgaATTAtacgttgaggcagaatattgataaaattgtacttgtttttcttcagaaatttcagttttttccagttattcacatcttttttgttttggatagaaatagtttcatcatctaatgttgttttttgcactaaaaaaattggagtagtcattatttataggttattctgttattattttactggtccaacccactggagattaaattgggctgaatgtggaacctgaaagaacatgagtttgactcccctgggtTAGACCGTCACACTGCTGGTAGAAGGAGCTCCATTTGTTGCTGTTGCATTTGTTGTGCTTttcgaaaaaaaaaagttgctgggTTAGTCTGAAAAGTTGGTAAATCTAGTAACAAAAGCGCTAAGTTgcgctgtaaaaaaaatcctgttgtttctatggaaaaaaaactggcagctgtggtttccagaacaatactgtaaaaagcaCATCCAActatgaacatatttacagagtaacatgtagattgaacatttgaaacatgcagatttaacattggatttcaatggcaaatgttctgcacttcttcaGCTCATTTCTCCaccctcatggtgtccaaagtgctttccaaagccaccaggccatggacatatggacagtcggagccaggattcaaaccaccaaccctttggttattggacgagccgctctaccaactctaccaacccattaatttacaagttaaaatgttacattggaaatgtttacttttttaaataacttttttattaaaaaaaaaaacaaaaaaacaaataggccgttatttcaacattatggtctttgcagtttaaacggcaccgcattgtttttcaatttacagttttattttctaaaaacaatagaatacatcatctctacatccaaatctggtttagTTCACATACTCTTcgggtaaaaactacagctatatttggtttaaatcttttcaaataaacaacttttattGTCACTTatggtttttttatgttgcagttttacatctttttggtgttaattctgcagtcattttttacagtgtggtatcAGCGTCTGTTGTGTTGATGGTTTTCCTGTCGTTCTTTACCTGTGAGACAGGATGAGTTTCTTTAATCTTCCGGCCAATAAGAAGTTGTAGAGTCTGCGCCCCTGGTCCCACTGGAGGAAGGTCTCCTGGGCCCTGGACAGGATCACAGTCCCATTAGGACCTGAGGGGTCCTTCAGAGGACCAGCATACATGAGGGCGTACCCACCTGAGGGCGTTGTAGCCCTGACAGACGCTGACGCAGCACAGCACTCGCTCCTGATTGGACGGATTCTCACCCATGTATTTACAGACGATGTTCCCGCCCAAACTGAAGCCGACGCCCACCAGCAGCGTCTGAGGGTAGAGACGTCTGATGGACGAAACCATGGACGCAAACTCCCACGTGCACCCTAGAACCACAGGAAACAGGATCAgagcaggactggactggaccagactggactggactggagtccGGACTGGACCAAACTGGATGAGACTGGAcccaacaggactggactggaccagactggactggactggactggactggaccaaacTGGATGAGACTGGACCCAacaggaccggactggaccgttGGCCAGTGGACGTCACTGATGGCAACAGAGGTCACAGCTGGTGTTTCACTTTTTAcatgtttcattatttttattgaaaCCTTTAACATTAaatcacatttaacacatttaacatttttcagcTCCGAAAAATTAAGACTTTCCTCATAAAACCTGGAATacatgtgtgtagtttgtgttgtgtgttgttattgttgtgtgtagtttgtgttgtgtgttgtgtgtgtacctATAGTGAACATGCGTGGTGCTCTCAGCTCCAGGTCGGGCAGggctgtttgtgttgtgtgtagtttgtgttgtgtgttgttattgttgtgtgtagtttgtgttgtgtgttgtgtgtgtacctATAGTGAACATGCGTGGGGCCGTCAGCTCCAGGTCGGGCAGGGCTCCCAGGTGGTTCAGGACTGCACAGCGGTATCCCTGTCTCTGAGAATAATCCACAAAGGTCCGAATGTAGTTCTGCTCACTGTGGTTACAGATCCCAGGGCAGATCACCATGGTGATGTCATCTGTACAGAAGCAGTcacatgtggggggggggggttagtttaGTATGTCAGCTGGTAAAAACAACATACAACAGACTGTACATGTGGGACTGGAGACTGGGTCTGCGCTGGGATGATCAAACTCATGCCCCTGTTCCACTTCTGTTCTGGAAGATTCCACCTTTATTCTGGTCCGTTGTTTTGGTTCCACCTCTGGAGGTCGGAActgagccctgataaaggtggaaccacGATTCAGGAACGCTaatggaaaaggaacacctgtgGTTCAAACTGAGGGGGGACGTTTGGAGGACACGTGTGTTCGACCACCGCGCTGGAAGGATTTAAAACTGAGcgcaggccgtgtacagtaaactaACATACCAGACACATGTGCacctggggacacgcccacatccaccagacacaTGTGGacctggggacacgcccacatccaccagacacaTGTGGacctggggacacgcccacatccaccagacagatgtgcacctggggacacgcccacatccaccagacagatgtgcacctggggacacgcccacatccaccagacacaTGTGGACCTAGgaacacgcccacatccaccagacagatgtgcacctggggacacgcccacatccaccagacacaTGTGGacctggggacacgcccacatccaccagacagatgtggacctggggacacgcccacatccaccagacacaTGTGGacctggggacacgcccacatccaccagacacaTGTGGacctggggacacgcccacatccaccagacagatgtgcacctggggacacgcccacatccaccagacagatgtgcacctggggacacgcccacatccaccagacagatgtgcacctggggacacgcccacatccactagACAGATGTGCacctggggacacgcccacatccacctgTGGTCACTTCAGGTGCAGGACTTATCCACGCTAACGTTACCCGTCCtcctctgttgttttgttttactcGGGGTATTTTCGCGGTGCTGTTTCTACGTCCTACCATCTGCTGTGTTGTGTCTCCGCCCCTTTGATCGGTGAaggcaggtccgctgtgtaaaatccagcctgtctcacctctgttcctgCTTTGTCTTGGttgtggaaatcggtcagtggtggaaaaaatgtgggatcaccatctgaccttttttctgggatctgtgtgtaaaagtgtCTAGTTTCTAATGGAACTTGGGGcgatagagaaaaaaattatttcacaataatgtttttcatatcagatgatatcgatacgtatcatgatataaatcaaatcactatttctgTCCAGCTTAAACATTCCGATGTTTAAGACATGAGAAAGTTATTTTGGATTTAAATTATATCAAGTATGTCTCAGATTTCTACCGAGGAGAAGTTACATCACAGTATATGTTGCTACAGTTTCATGGCCCAGCCCCAGTGGAACCTGAAACAAAGGGTTCTCCACAGAACCTGCAGAACCCGGTACAGGTGGACGTGATTACTGAACAGCAGTgacccacacacatacaagccCACAACAGCCCAAacacagtgacctctgacctcctgtACTGTGGTCTCCTAGGGGCtcaaacaggtcaaaggtcaccaccgCCCCGTCCAGCATCGGGAGCAGTTTTCGGTGTCCACGGGGGGTCGGCGTACTGACCCGACCCATCTGACCATAAAGAAGAGTCTGGAGGTGACCACTTTTACCCCAGAGCAGAGGAGGAATGtacctgaggaggaggaggaggaggaggaggaggaggaggaggaggaggaggaggaagaggaggaagaggaggaggaggacaaataGAACAAAAAGCAGAATGTTAAACAGTGTAAACACTTCCTGTCAGTGCAGGTGGATGCGTCCTCCTCCCTCtctgctgttttccaggtgaaCTCTTCTGTCTCTGTTGTTTCCACATTCAGTGTCTGCATGTGTTTGTTCGTTCATTCTTTGTGGATGCGTCAGGTGTGAACAGCTGACTGAACTGAAACTACCACATCAGGACAATCTGAAGACCTGTGTTTAAATATGAACACAATGCATCCTGGGAGTTGTAGTCTAACACAGGTTCTAACcttctgtcactcattcagaGTTTGtctaccctttaacccctgacatgtgaGTGTTCTCAACGattttaaatgttcataaaaattcaaccgttaatagttaaatagttaaatttccagtcatgctgatagaatagaccttgttctttccatagtcatctgagcatgctcagttcaagccccaccccctgtggaatgggggggtcaaacagagcagtgagtgatacccactcactataaaaatagacactttgggctttttttttttttttacaccgttttctttgtggttttttttttgtttttcctgttgtttccagtgttgtggtgattttcctttatgtttttactgagttttgtccGTGGAACTcatgtatggagttaaacaggtgtcaaaaaacagctgaactgatttaggaaaaaaaaaaagagccaaagcataaactactgggaccaaattcaaatccttgcttatttatttatttactccattttagtcttttttttgtattttttttccatgttacttattatttggaAATACAGTATAAATTCTTGttcatttatttgcttattttgtttattttcccacatttttgtttttttatctttaaatttcttcttaatttttgttcattttattgatcactttggctatttttgttcattttgttgcttattttattcttttttttttttttgactgtggaactgccgtatggagttaaacaggtgtcaaaaagcagctggactgatttagacaaaaaatccaaaattaaaACTACTTGGCCTAAATTCAGacccttgttgttgttcagtgtgttccagttcacagttaatgttccacatcctaaatctgttactgatgtccattctagtgccttctttagtccaaacctgtccaacTTCAGTTCCTCTGTTTGGACCCTAAAACCCACAGGTGAACCTTTAtctggactcaggggttaaagggttaacctgaaCTGTCAAATCCTCCAGAAAAGCTGCGTACTCTTTGGTCAGTAGGGGGCAGGTCTTCAGCAGGTAGCGGCTCAGGTCCGTGTCCTGGTGGGTCAGGTCCGGAGGAGCGGTGGGACTGGTCAGGTTCAGACAGCGCACGATGACGTACAGAACCGCCGCCACCGCCGCCAGCTTCACCCCGTCAAATATGGCCGGCAGCTCCGAGCCCAGGGTGGAGACATCTGTGTCCTCCAACGTGGACATGGTATCTGAAGAGTGGACCTGGGGACTGGACAACTGGACCTGAGGACAGAAGGACAACTGGACCTGAGGACAGAAGGACAactggacctgaggacagacTGGACAACTGGACCTGAGGACAGAAGGACAactggacctgaggacagacTGGACAACTGGACCTGAGGACAGAAGGACAactggacctgaggacagacTGGACAactggacctgaggacagacTGGACAACTGGACCTTCAGCAggtttatgtgtgtttatgtttagggatgtaacaatatgaaaatgtcatatcacggttattgtgaccaaaatgatcacggttatcattattagtgcagtactgttgaaattgtgcttgaaatgttcaaaaagtactaatacacacactgaaagaatttaaccaagttgtatttaaaaaaaaaaaaaaggttcactctatcttttggtgctatttagaagccaatacAATAAACTGAGTCATATGACTTAGTTTtagaagttttattttgaaaggcgttttgcgaacttcctgttggagttagctcataggtgtcaggctcgatgagacgaaacTTTTGccgttggtttcgtgtgtctgcgacattcctactggaagtttgtatgcgagcattttattttgaaaggcgaattctgaacttcctgttggagttaggtcatgggtatcagtgtatgatttgtcgggctcgatgagacaaaaactttggcgtttgtttcatgttcctatgacattcctactggccgctagggctgtttttgtgtatttagggggcgctagagagctcattttggcacctatggggttaatttttacattttatcacatttttcgACAGATGTGAcatgcgtgccaaatttggtgagtttttgagcatgttaagggggtcaaattccagtttattgCGTCTCAGTATAATAAtcgtcccactgtcccttctgtgtcagaaccattcacatattaacccttagtggtctgagtctgttctgtctgtttttcagtccttttgatttggcctttatatactatagaaacaaatgtttactatacccatgtttggatctgttttttcagcacaacttcatttacctcatctgtctattattttttcactttaacctactataaaaacacaaaaggacaaaaaacacacaaatatataaaatccaatttgaaaaatgtatataatttattgcataaataacacacaggtgtttaacgaaccttttcaaagactttaaaagtgaatattggttcaaatattaggtatagaaaattaaaattgtaataaattcaaactatactcaaatatttgacattaaatcagatctttacataggtttttttcccctaaaagtgcaataatcaaacacagttatcatgagaagtAGACtttaaacactaatactaaccgtctgtgattttacggCTGTTTATCGTTTATACCGGTAACCGTTCCATCTAAGTTAGAGTTGGTCATTTCCTGGAAAAACCTCTGCTTCCTGAACCACTCTGTCACAGTCGGTTAATGGTGGTTTTTTCTTCTTCGAACATGTTTGTGTCATCAGCACAGACCAACTCTGACGCCCACACTCAGTTCATTCAGACCCTCAGACCTTTACCTGATGGACACAGAACGgagctgaacctagacctgaccagctGGACCAGCCCTAGACCACGTCACCACTGCCCCACAGGCTCatactgtagaccacaggtgtcaaacatgcggcccgggggccaaatccagcccaccaaagggtccgatccagcccctgggatgaacgtgtgaaatgcaaaaatcacactgaaaatattaccCAGAATGCACAGCCCTAGAGTCCACAAAGTCCAGTTATGAGCGAGACACTAaaaagcttttaatttgaaagttacttttctttatgtatttgttgtttaATTGACGAGAACAGTGAACAGAACAGACATTCAACTAGAACCAGCTACAAGCTCAGTTTCATTTTCTGTTCCAGTTCTAACATGAATTATTCTGTTAGTTTAACAGAACAAACCTGGAGAACCCAACAGAGGAGGAGTCATCTACAGAACATGGACAAGTTTGGACTTTTTACTGTTTCCTCCTCAGACTGGAGGGAAAAACTGAATTTGTTTAcgattaatctaatttaatctgatctaatttaatctgatctaatttaatctgatctaatttaatctgatctaatttaatctgatctaattaTGTGAGAAGTTCAGTCCAGGTCTCGGTCGTTGTAAACTGACACAGAATATTAAATCTGTTGAATTTGTCACTGACATAAAGAGGACACACTTCTTCTACTGGTGTGTTGGTTTGGTCCTCATCTCTTtgtgttctgttggattttccaGGTGGAACCTTCAGCTGTGCTTCTGAAACACCACCTTCTACATCTGTTGGATTTTCCAGGTGGAACCTTCAGCTGTGCTTCTGAAACACCACCTTCTACATCTGTTGGATTTTCCAGGTGGAACCTTCAGCTGTGCTTCTGAAACACCACCTTCTACATCTGTTGGATTTTCCAGGTGGAACCTTCAGCTGTGCTTCTGAAACACCACCTTCTACATCTGTTGGATTTTCCAGGTGGAACCTTCAGCTGTGCTTCTGAAACACCACCTTCTACACCCACACACTCCCCTCCTCATCTGACCTGCTTTCTTCTGTTCTATCTGCATGTTTCCAGTCTTGTCCTGTGTGCAGCAGACTCCTGCTGTCAGCCTCAGTGTGTCCATGTTCTTGTGTGTCTTCACTTCCAGGACTCACCTTCTGCTTCTTCTACACTTCTTCCACTTTGCTGAATCCTCTCACCGCTGAAAAAACTCCACAGTTTTGCACAAACTCTGTTCGGAGCTTCCACAAAAGGCTGTAGAGCCCCAGTCCAGGCCTGACCACAGAGACccggaccaggacggaccagaACAGACCGGCTGTCACTCAGACCCTCCAGCTGTTTCCTCCTCCTGTTCAGGTGAAACCTCTGCTGGAGCTGGATTTTCCGAGCGTCTCAAACACAATACGGACCTTCAAAGAAGCCtcgggtcctggtcctggtcctggtcctggtcctggtcctgacaTGGCATCCGTCAGGATCCGGGTCCGGCTTCTGGTCTGGACTAGACCTTAAGCTGTTTACGGATAGACTGACGGGGCCAAGGGAGCTCAAGAGGCATTCAGGGACACTCGGACATTAGAAAACTCGTGTGTGTAACTGAACTGGAGTCGGACCACATGTTCTACACTCTGACCTTTAGGACTTTAACTTATTACTGTTATTTGACCTCCCAGTTCAATCAGCTGTTTTATTTACCCCCCCACAGGTTAAAAGAGCCGCACAGGTGTTTCACCCACTTTCTCTGACAGTCCTGAAGGCAACATGACAAACAACGGTGTGGTTTTTACTTCCTCCTTCTGACGTGACACGAAACTGGAGCAcggaaacaaaaacagaacagaaaagaaaaaaaaacagcacacaacttcctgatggaatttgaaaaatatatgaaatgtttagaattt
It encodes:
- the abhd2b gene encoding monoacylglycerol lipase ABHD2, whose amino-acid sequence is MSTLEDTDVSTLGSELPAIFDGVKLAAVAAVLYVIVRCLNLTSPTAPPDLTHQDTDLSRYLLKTCPLLTKEYIPPLLWGKSGHLQTLLYGQMGRVSTPTPRGHRKLLPMLDGAVVTFDLFEPLGDHSTGDDITMVICPGICNHSEQNYIRTFVDYSQRQGYRCAVLNHLGALPDLELTAPRMFTIGCTWEFASMVSSIRRLYPQTLLVGVGFSLGGNIVCKYMGENPSNQERVLCCVSVCQGYNALRAQETFLQWDQGRRLYNFLLAGRLKKLILSHRNSLLGRVTDSDLNRLCAATSLMQIDDSVIRKFHGYSSLKEYYETESCVQYMHNVSVPLLLVNSSDDPLVHQSLLNIPQTLAEKSPSVLFVLTRHGGHLGFFEGDVLFPEPLTWMDKVIVEYTDAICHWDKTRTGTRTGTGTGTGTKRKTRKTM